A single window of Gossypium arboreum isolate Shixiya-1 chromosome 13, ASM2569848v2, whole genome shotgun sequence DNA harbors:
- the LOC108482330 gene encoding uncharacterized protein LOC108482330: MEKSKRVSLGVQKNTKQSKKKKLLTNVFNYLKSDNYMFAPLISPSISAGPKLKEPIKGNKKKVLKMVDKYMKYDTYMYAPLLSSQLLGSLSSEQIQCISKVTVEVATTKTKLNTESANALAEEEQPHEDTRPTDNQTIAQGETVKHMVYHHRCSTPMSGKAMADHMKVRKLAVE, encoded by the exons ATGGAGAAATCAAAGAGAGTTTCATTGGGTGTTCAAAAGAACACTAAACAATCCAAGAAAAAGAAACTCTTGACCAATGTTTTTAATTACTTGAAATCCGATAATTACATGTTTGCTCCTCTCATTTCTCCTTCAATCTCAGCAG gaCCGAAATTGAAAGAACCTATTAAAGGAAACAAGAAGAAGGTGTTAAAGATGGTTGACAAGTATATGAAATATGATACTTATATGTATGCACCATTGCTTTCTTCTCAACTATTGGGTTCCCTTTCATCAG AACAAATCCAATGCATTAGCAAGGTCACCGTGGAAGTCGCCACAACAAAAACAAAATTGAACACTGAGTCAGCTAACGCTCTAGCAGAGGAGGAACAACCACACGAAGACACTCGTCCCACCGACAATCAAACAATAGCACAAGGAGAAACGGTGAAGCACATGGTTTACCACCACCGTTGCTCGACGCCCATGTCAG GAAAAGCAATGGCAGATCATATGAAGGTGAGGAAGCTTGCTGTTGAGTAA
- the LOC108456383 gene encoding ethanolamine-phosphate cytidylyltransferase-like, whose amino-acid sequence MAMEYESNNWIWEWMYNTPHLFGGLMLTAALLGFSTSYFGGIGNFPVSYAWSNLGFLLKKKRDKRRVRVYMDGCFDLMHYGHANALRQAKALGDELVVGVVSDEEIIANKGPPILSMEERLALVSGLKWVDQVIANAPYAITEEFMNSLFNEHKIDYVIHGDDPCLLPDGSDAYALAKIAGRYKQIKRTEGVSSTDIVGRILSSVNDNKGVGDNNSTLSRVDSGRRRQLQRGQLSQFLPTSRRIVQFSNGKGPGPNARIVYIDGAFDLFHAGHVEILKKARQLGDFLLVGIYPDYIVSEQRGMPYPVMHLLERTLSVLACRYVDEVIIGAPWEVTKDMITTFNISLVVHGTVAESNSSLPGETDPYAIPKSMGIFRLLESPKSITTSSVAQRIVTNHEVYMKRNAKKLQSEKKYYEEKAYVAGD is encoded by the exons ATGGCAATGGAATATGAAAGTAACAATTGGATTTGGGAATGGATGTATAACACACCGCATCTGTTTGGCGGATTAATGCTAACGGCAGCTTTGCTTGGGTTTTCAACTTCTTATTTTGGTGGGATTGGGAATTTCCCAGTGTCTTATGCTTGGTCAAATTTAGGGTTCTTACTCAAGAAGAAGAGGGACAAGAGGCGCGTACGGGTTTACATGGATGGATGCTTTGATCTCATGCATTATGGTCATGCCAATGCTTTGAGGCAAGCTAAAGCTTTAGGAGATGAATTAGTGGTGGGTGTTGTGAGTGATGAGGAGATTATCGCTAATAAAGGACCTCCTATTCTATCCATGGAAGAGAG GCTGGCACTTGTTAGTGGATTAAAGTGGGTGGATCAAGTAATAGCAAATGCTCCTTATGCAATTACTGAGGAATTCATGAACAGTCTGTTCAATGAGCATAAGATTGACTACGTAATACATGGTGATGATCCATGCCTTCTCCCTGATGGAAGTGATGCTTATGCCTTGGCAAAGATAGCTGGCCGCTACAAGCAGATTAAGCGCACTGAAGGTGTTTCTAGCACGGATATTGTAG GAAGGATACTTTCATCTGTAAATGATAATAAAGGTGTTGGAGATAATAATAGCACACTTTCGAGGGTAGATTCTGGCAGAAGGCGTCAATTACAAAGGGGTCAGCTTTCTCAATTTCTACCAACATCTCGGAGGATTGTACAATTCTCAAATGGCAAG GGACCTGGACCAAATGCTCGCATTGTCTACATTGATGGGGCATTCGATCTCTTTCATGCTGGGCATGTGGAG ATCCTCAAGAAGGCAAGGCAGCTTGGAGACTTTTTGTTAGTTGGTATCTACCCTGACTATATTGTGAG TGAGCAGAGGGGAATGCCGTACCCAGTTATGCATTTACTTGAGCGCACTCTTAGTGTGTTAGCTTGCCGTTATGTTGATGAAGTTATCATCGGTGCACCTTGGGAAGTTACAAAGGACATG ATTACAACTTTCAACATTTCTTTGGTTGTGCACGGGACAGTTGCGGAGAGCAACTCTTCATTGCCT GGTGAAACTGATCCATATGCAATTCCTAAGAGCATGGGAATTTTCCGGTTGCTTGAAAGCCCTAAAAGTATAACCACAAGCTCTGTAGCCCAAAGGATAGTCACCAATCATGAGGTTTACATG AAACGCAACGCCAAGAAGTTGCAAAGCGAAAAGAAATACTACGAAGAGAAGGCATATGTTGCAGGGgactag